In Patescibacteria group bacterium, the following proteins share a genomic window:
- the rplI gene encoding 50S ribosomal protein L9, producing the protein MKVILLQDIKSLGRKGELKEVKTGYARNFLIPKKLAEIANPEALARWQKEQRQKQEQEEKDLEKFKQWQGEINQLVFEAELEQAKDGSVFAGVSKQMINRYLVGQGIGELAKDAIELEHSLKDEGEYKIKINLGKGLAAELKISIKHKKT; encoded by the coding sequence ATGAAAGTTATTCTATTACAAGACATCAAGAGCTTGGGCAGAAAAGGCGAGTTAAAAGAAGTTAAGACCGGTTATGCCCGGAATTTTTTGATTCCTAAAAAATTAGCTGAAATTGCCAACCCCGAAGCTTTAGCCCGCTGGCAAAAAGAACAAAGGCAGAAACAAGAACAGGAAGAGAAAGATTTGGAAAAATTCAAGCAGTGGCAGGGGGAAATTAATCAGTTGGTTTTTGAAGCTGAACTCGAGCAAGCAAAAGACGGCAGTGTCTTTGCTGGCGTTAGCAAACAAATGATTAATCGTTACTTGGTAGGACAGGGGATTGGCGAGTTGGCCAAAGACGCAATTGAATTAGAGCATAGTTTGAAAGACGAGGGAGAATACAAAATCAAGATTAATCTTGGCAAGGGCTTAGCCGCAGAATTAAAAATTAGCATCAAGCATAAAAAAACATAG
- the rpmA gene encoding 50S ribosomal protein L27, producing MAHTKAAGSTKLGRDSQPKYLGVKVFDGQTIKPGEVIVRQRGTKILPGKGVKKGTDDTLYALKEGVVKFLKRNMKSFTGARKKKVTVQIV from the coding sequence ATGGCCCATACAAAAGCCGCTGGCTCAACAAAATTAGGCCGAGATTCACAGCCAAAATATCTCGGGGTTAAAGTCTTTGACGGACAAACAATCAAGCCCGGCGAAGTTATTGTTCGCCAAAGAGGCACAAAGATTTTACCCGGTAAAGGCGTCAAAAAAGGCACTGATGACACTTTATACGCCTTAAAAGAAGGCGTGGTTAAGTTTTTGAAGAGAAATATGAAAAGCTTTACCGGCGCCAGAAAGAAGAAAGTCACTGTCCAAATCGTGTAA